A genomic stretch from Nocardia wallacei includes:
- a CDS encoding dihydrofolate reductase family protein, translated as MARELVYTGFMSLDGVVDSPGGKAEGHRSGGWVMDTEFVPEAFALKGEELADTTALMFGRRSYEAFAPIWRDSEDHAAYKELPKYVVSSGLTEDALIDGWGEITILRTTEDVEKLKQTAGGPIYIHGSAELARRLGEADLIDRYNLLVFPVLLGAGKNLFTRADRDKQSLRLRDSASYSNGVTKLVYEVVR; from the coding sequence ATGGCACGCGAACTGGTCTACACGGGTTTCATGTCGCTGGACGGCGTGGTGGACTCGCCGGGCGGAAAGGCCGAGGGGCACCGCAGCGGCGGGTGGGTGATGGACACCGAATTCGTCCCCGAGGCGTTCGCTCTCAAAGGGGAGGAACTCGCCGACACCACCGCGCTCATGTTCGGTCGCCGTAGTTACGAGGCGTTCGCCCCGATCTGGCGCGACTCCGAGGACCACGCCGCGTACAAAGAGCTGCCCAAGTATGTCGTCTCGTCCGGGTTGACCGAGGACGCGCTGATCGACGGCTGGGGAGAGATCACGATTCTGCGCACCACGGAGGATGTCGAGAAGCTCAAGCAGACCGCCGGCGGGCCGATCTACATTCACGGCAGCGCGGAACTGGCCCGGCGGCTGGGCGAGGCCGATCTGATCGACAGGTACAACCTGCTCGTCTTCCCGGTGCTGTTGGGCGCGGGAAAGAATCTGTTCACCCGAGCGGACCGGGACAAGCAATCGCTGCGGTTGCGGGATTCGGCGAGCTATTCCAACGGCGTCACCAAACTCGTCTACGAGGTGGTGCGCTGA
- a CDS encoding YoaK family protein — protein sequence MLVLAYGSLLATVAGFVNAVAILTLAIPVANVTGTTTQLGMDAASPWMFETSLLVAIIVGFLLGAAAAGAVLAPASAHAGGRHSAVMTGEALLLLLAFIWSGDLLSIFLAALACGLQNGATSSLRTMQIRTTHFTGTVTDLGLLIGRSRRHEFDRWRATVLSATVVSFIAGGVAGTVMGSRAGEAALLLPAAVCVMIALAGLAYDRRRQVLTSSSESDPPAPADHDEPDHRRAS from the coding sequence GTGCTCGTCCTCGCTTACGGATCACTGCTCGCGACCGTCGCGGGTTTCGTCAATGCCGTGGCCATCTTGACCTTGGCGATCCCGGTCGCCAACGTGACCGGCACGACCACCCAGTTAGGGATGGACGCCGCGAGCCCGTGGATGTTCGAAACCAGCCTGCTGGTTGCGATCATCGTCGGGTTCCTGCTGGGTGCCGCGGCGGCCGGTGCGGTCCTGGCGCCGGCGAGCGCGCATGCCGGGGGACGGCACAGCGCCGTCATGACCGGTGAGGCGTTATTGCTGTTGCTGGCCTTCATCTGGTCGGGAGATCTGCTGTCGATCTTCCTGGCCGCGCTGGCCTGCGGGCTGCAGAACGGGGCGACCTCGAGCCTGCGGACGATGCAGATCCGCACCACGCACTTCACCGGTACCGTCACCGATCTCGGCCTGCTCATCGGACGGTCCCGGCGTCACGAGTTCGACCGCTGGCGGGCGACGGTGCTGTCGGCCACGGTCGTCTCGTTCATCGCCGGGGGCGTCGCGGGCACCGTCATGGGCAGCCGGGCCGGTGAGGCGGCGCTGCTGCTGCCCGCCGCGGTCTGCGTCATGATCGCCCTCGCCGGACTCGCCTACGACCGCCGAAGACAGGTGCTCACCTCGTCGAGCGAATCCGATCCACCCGCCCCGGCCGACCACGATGAGCCCGACCACCGACGAGCCTCGTAA
- a CDS encoding phytanoyl-CoA dioxygenase family protein: MNPGATPRGHDVITDLDGLRVDLAGRHRATVSAGASIDRPVVDADMAALDRDGYVILPDLITPEECERIHAASTALLGPPGRNTFEGRRTQRVYSLLEKTRAYDRLVDHPRVLALLDRLFLPNYLLSQLQVINILPGEQAQLLHYDDGFYPIPRPRPPLSAATMWAIDPFTDRNGGTVILPGSHRWDSRQPAESDTRISTRMSAGSCVFYLGTLWHGGGANRTSAARLAVTAQYCEPWLRPQEAYTLSTSRETARTVSEDIRRMLGYSIHPPFMGAVDGMHPKRLLGTPDPALPQSGA, from the coding sequence ATGAACCCGGGAGCAACGCCCCGCGGCCACGATGTCATCACCGACCTCGACGGCCTGCGTGTCGACCTCGCCGGACGCCACCGGGCCACGGTCAGCGCGGGGGCGAGCATCGACCGCCCGGTGGTCGATGCCGATATGGCCGCCCTGGATCGTGACGGGTATGTCATTCTGCCGGACCTGATCACACCCGAGGAATGCGAACGCATACATGCTGCGAGCACGGCTCTGCTCGGGCCGCCCGGCCGAAACACGTTCGAGGGCAGACGAACCCAACGGGTGTACAGCCTGCTCGAGAAGACCCGCGCCTATGACCGGCTGGTCGACCATCCACGTGTGCTGGCCCTGCTCGACCGGCTGTTCCTGCCGAACTACCTGCTCTCCCAGCTGCAGGTGATCAATATCCTGCCTGGTGAGCAGGCTCAGCTCCTGCACTACGACGACGGCTTCTATCCGATACCCAGGCCCCGCCCGCCGTTGAGCGCCGCAACGATGTGGGCCATCGACCCGTTCACAGATCGCAACGGCGGCACCGTGATTCTGCCCGGCAGCCACCGATGGGATTCACGCCAGCCGGCCGAATCCGACACCCGAATCAGCACGCGAATGTCGGCGGGCTCGTGCGTGTTCTATCTCGGAACGCTCTGGCACGGCGGCGGCGCGAACCGGACCAGCGCCGCGCGGCTCGCCGTGACCGCACAGTACTGCGAACCATGGTTGCGCCCTCAGGAGGCATACACGCTGTCGACCAGTCGAGAAACCGCCCGAACGGTGTCCGAGGACATCCGGCGAATGCTCGGCTACAGCATCCACCCGCCGTTCATGGGCGCTGTCGACGGCATGCACCCGAAACGGCTTCTCGGCACCCCCGATCCGGCCCTCCCGCAGTCGGGCGCTTAA
- a CDS encoding helix-turn-helix domain-containing protein: MGLDFGTRGSDSPWVESVWTCRSDDVSEMTSVASETWGLVFWEQAGRAQAAITGPETRTGTAPVPEGAQFVGIQFAVGTSLRMTATSALLDGGIVLPDVTGRTFFLDGVHRETPRPDDAEALVARLVRDGVVVRDPLVAATLQGSAPGVGERTLERRFRAATGLTQGGVRQIGRARTAAILLTSGATAAQVVDKLGYYDEPHLARALRRYVGRTAQQLRAGIGGAIALDPGQRTTS, translated from the coding sequence GTGGGGCTGGATTTCGGGACGCGCGGGTCGGATTCGCCGTGGGTCGAGTCGGTGTGGACCTGCCGCAGCGACGACGTCTCGGAGATGACCTCGGTCGCCTCGGAGACCTGGGGGCTGGTGTTCTGGGAGCAGGCCGGGCGCGCCCAGGCGGCGATCACCGGGCCGGAGACCCGGACGGGTACCGCGCCCGTCCCCGAGGGCGCCCAGTTCGTGGGAATCCAGTTCGCCGTGGGCACCTCGCTGCGCATGACCGCGACATCCGCACTGCTCGACGGCGGCATCGTGCTGCCCGACGTGACCGGCCGGACCTTCTTCCTCGACGGAGTCCATCGGGAGACGCCGCGGCCGGACGACGCGGAGGCGCTGGTCGCCCGGCTCGTGCGCGACGGGGTCGTGGTCCGCGACCCGCTGGTCGCGGCGACGCTACAGGGGTCGGCGCCGGGGGTCGGCGAGCGCACGCTCGAGCGTCGATTCCGGGCAGCGACCGGGCTCACGCAGGGCGGGGTCCGGCAGATCGGGCGGGCCCGCACCGCCGCGATCCTGTTGACCTCCGGTGCGACGGCCGCTCAGGTCGTCGACAAACTCGGGTACTACGACGAACCCCATCTCGCCCGTGCGCTACGCCGGTACGTCGGGCGGACGGCCCAGCAGTTGCGGGCCGGGATCGGGGGCGCGATCGCACTCGACCCCGGTCAGCGCACCACCTCGTAG
- a CDS encoding EthD family reductase has product MHKTVVLYPEPVDPDHFRDYYVTHHLPLVVEWPGVLAWRYSFDVAATDGEAPYFAVFEADFADAAALAAARSSPQGQRLTADVANYATGGVVVIDYPVVDGVG; this is encoded by the coding sequence ATGCATAAGACGGTGGTCCTGTACCCCGAGCCGGTCGACCCCGACCACTTCCGCGACTACTACGTGACCCACCACCTGCCACTGGTCGTGGAGTGGCCCGGCGTGCTCGCGTGGCGCTACAGCTTCGACGTGGCGGCGACCGACGGAGAAGCCCCGTATTTCGCGGTCTTCGAAGCCGACTTCGCCGATGCCGCCGCCTTGGCCGCGGCGCGATCGTCGCCGCAAGGTCAGCGGTTGACCGCCGATGTCGCCAACTACGCCACCGGCGGCGTGGTCGTCATCGACTATCCGGTGGTGGACGGCGTCGGCTGA
- a CDS encoding SAM-dependent methyltransferase — MLGQVLGTLAGVAVGGALAFVTAYVNERAKWARSLAVRWDEHRLSAYVESLASLHRPRPGLGRRRGPGSHQRPSGVSDSTSPEDSERKGSMMVSEISEYQGASSDAVRQHYDIGTEFYRLWLDSSLTYSCALWSDGDDLAHAQQRKLDYLIERADIVGAERVLDIGCGWGSLMRRVADRNWQAHITGLTLSRDQYDYVRRHSTDRIDVRLEHWNTHRPDGAYDVIFCVGALEHFVKFGLSRRDRTAAYREFFTHCSRMLRPGGGLVIQTIGKGNRPLDHEALNDVQFLANEIFPESDPPRLAELAHAAEKLFEIGSVVNDRHDYSATCAEWLRRLRSHRTEAERLVGARITESYERYLEASIRQFDREHLVLYRISLRKLTDLPSEA; from the coding sequence ATGCTCGGTCAAGTGCTGGGAACGCTTGCGGGGGTGGCTGTCGGTGGTGCCCTGGCGTTTGTCACGGCCTACGTCAACGAACGTGCCAAGTGGGCTCGGAGTTTAGCGGTGCGGTGGGATGAGCACAGGCTTTCGGCGTATGTGGAGTCATTGGCAAGTCTCCATCGGCCACGCCCGGGGCTGGGACGTCGTCGTGGCCCCGGGTCACATCAGAGGCCGAGTGGTGTATCCGACTCGACTTCACCGGAGGATTCGGAACGGAAGGGGTCGATGATGGTATCGGAAATCAGTGAGTACCAAGGTGCCTCATCGGATGCGGTCCGGCAGCACTATGACATCGGAACCGAGTTCTATCGGCTGTGGCTCGACAGCAGCCTGACATACTCGTGCGCGCTGTGGTCCGACGGCGACGATCTCGCCCACGCGCAGCAGCGCAAGCTCGACTATCTGATCGAGCGGGCCGACATCGTCGGTGCGGAGCGCGTGCTGGACATCGGGTGCGGCTGGGGCAGCCTGATGCGGCGGGTAGCCGACCGGAACTGGCAGGCCCACATCACCGGCCTCACGCTGAGCCGAGACCAATACGACTACGTCCGAAGGCATTCGACGGATCGGATCGATGTCCGGCTCGAACACTGGAACACACATCGTCCCGACGGTGCTTATGACGTCATATTCTGCGTCGGCGCCCTCGAACACTTCGTGAAATTCGGACTGTCGCGGCGTGACCGCACCGCGGCCTATCGAGAGTTCTTCACGCACTGCTCTCGCATGCTGCGCCCGGGCGGCGGGCTGGTCATCCAGACGATCGGCAAGGGCAACCGGCCGCTGGACCACGAGGCGCTCAACGATGTGCAGTTCCTGGCGAACGAGATATTTCCGGAATCGGATCCACCGCGACTGGCCGAACTCGCCCATGCCGCGGAGAAGCTTTTCGAAATCGGTTCGGTGGTCAACGATCGTCACGATTACTCGGCCACCTGTGCGGAGTGGCTGCGTAGGCTCCGGTCACACCGCACCGAGGCGGAACGGCTTGTCGGCGCCCGCATTACCGAGTCATACGAGCGTTATCTGGAGGCGTCGATCCGGCAGTTCGACCGGGAACATCTTGTGCTCTACCGGATCTCGCTTCGCAAGTTGACTGATCTGCCATCCGAGGCGTGA
- a CDS encoding VOC family protein has translation MKPATAIVSLPVADPERSLRFYRDGLGLAPAEADESIIAFELPNLSLYLIEYGEYEKYTSRAGIAPRLPAPGACSISCAIGSKEELDDILRRATAAGGSVARSADEYDGSYMGYFSDPDGHLWELVVNARTEAAAAAQ, from the coding sequence ATGAAGCCCGCGACTGCGATTGTCTCGTTGCCCGTTGCCGATCCGGAACGCTCATTACGGTTCTACCGGGACGGGTTGGGGTTGGCCCCAGCTGAGGCCGATGAGAGCATCATCGCGTTCGAGTTGCCGAACCTGTCGCTGTACCTTATCGAGTACGGCGAGTATGAGAAGTACACGAGCCGCGCCGGTATCGCTCCTCGCCTGCCTGCGCCCGGTGCCTGCTCCATCTCGTGTGCCATCGGGAGCAAGGAGGAGCTGGACGACATCCTTCGTCGAGCGACAGCGGCGGGCGGTTCAGTGGCTCGGTCGGCCGATGAGTATGACGGGTCGTACATGGGGTACTTCAGCGACCCGGACGGACACCTGTGGGAGCTCGTCGTCAATGCCCGGACCGAAGCGGCGGCCGCTGCGCAATAG
- a CDS encoding serine hydrolase domain-containing protein: MSRIDGPTGVATPGRNTVANEDSDLAQHVAALFGRRPVVGGVVAVVHDGVVEYVRHGWADIAERRPATEHTVFRIASITKTFTAIAIMQLWERGLLDLDAPVRNYLRGYRLAPTDPEFGPVTVRHLLTHTSGIGETAHPWRVLGPDFGESVPPGAPVTPLADYYRQGLRVDAEPGTRWTYTNHGFATLGQVVADITGVAFADYLHTHIFQALGMFDTTMVSGEVSTRDRATGYTLGARGPVPVTHREMITAPASSAYSTAHDMTRYLAALLNGGRNDHGRILQSDTLATMFAPHYQPDPRIPGIGLGLFRGLVGDRSVVEHQGILPGFNAQMWLSPADRTGVLSLVTGGHRALLWLPAETSTLLHQVLGVQEPRIRTDVPHRPEVWPDICGSYRLPGSLTDVRARGMVGAGAEVRISGGRPVLRVLTPIPALLRGLPLHPDDRDDPWAYRLDLTRFGLGTGRILFGRDARTGRHTMYFDLHPLTMERRKRG, translated from the coding sequence ATGAGCCGGATCGACGGCCCCACCGGCGTGGCGACACCCGGCCGGAACACGGTGGCGAACGAGGATTCCGACCTCGCGCAGCACGTGGCCGCGTTGTTCGGGCGGCGACCGGTGGTCGGGGGAGTGGTCGCGGTCGTGCACGACGGTGTGGTCGAATACGTCCGGCACGGTTGGGCGGACATCGCCGAGCGCCGACCGGCCACCGAGCACACCGTTTTCCGGATCGCCTCGATCACGAAGACGTTCACCGCGATAGCGATCATGCAGCTGTGGGAACGCGGCCTACTCGACCTCGACGCTCCGGTCCGCAACTACCTGCGCGGTTATCGCCTGGCCCCCACCGACCCCGAATTCGGGCCGGTGACCGTGCGGCACTTGCTGACCCACACGTCCGGCATCGGCGAAACCGCTCATCCGTGGCGGGTACTCGGGCCGGATTTCGGTGAAAGTGTGCCACCGGGCGCGCCGGTGACGCCGCTCGCCGACTACTACCGGCAGGGCCTGCGGGTCGATGCCGAGCCGGGCACCCGGTGGACCTACACCAACCACGGCTTCGCCACTCTCGGCCAGGTCGTCGCCGACATCACCGGTGTCGCGTTCGCGGACTACCTGCACACGCACATCTTCCAGGCGCTGGGCATGTTCGACACGACGATGGTGTCCGGGGAGGTATCGACCCGCGACCGGGCCACCGGGTACACCCTGGGCGCGCGGGGCCCCGTACCGGTGACACACCGCGAAATGATCACCGCCCCGGCGTCTTCGGCGTACTCCACGGCTCACGACATGACCCGCTACCTCGCCGCCCTGCTGAACGGCGGCCGCAACGACCACGGCCGCATTCTGCAATCCGACACGCTCGCAACGATGTTCGCACCCCACTACCAGCCCGATCCACGGATCCCCGGCATTGGACTGGGCTTGTTCCGCGGCCTCGTCGGCGACCGCTCCGTGGTCGAACATCAGGGCATCCTGCCGGGGTTCAATGCACAGATGTGGCTGAGCCCGGCCGACCGGACCGGTGTCCTGTCGCTAGTCACCGGCGGCCACCGCGCGCTGCTGTGGTTGCCGGCCGAGACGTCGACGCTGCTGCACCAGGTACTCGGTGTCCAGGAGCCCCGCATCCGCACCGATGTCCCACACCGCCCCGAGGTCTGGCCGGACATCTGCGGTTCCTATCGGCTTCCCGGATCGCTCACCGACGTTCGCGCCCGCGGAATGGTCGGTGCCGGCGCCGAGGTCCGGATCAGCGGCGGTCGCCCCGTGCTGCGTGTCCTGACGCCGATCCCCGCACTGCTACGCGGCCTGCCACTACACCCCGACGACCGCGACGACCCCTGGGCCTACCGTCTCGACCTCACCCGGTTCGGCCTGGGCACCGGACGAATCCTGTTCGGTCGCGATGCCCGGACCGGAAGACACACAATGTATTTCGACCTCCACCCCTTGACCATGGAACGCCGGAAGCGGGGGTAG
- a CDS encoding YdcF family protein, translating into MQTTVVQLIAGVAVASSGVALAFAGAVRVVSEPRRLSTGFVLLAAVVLLGAGAAVVVAGLIPATSPGGGAVALVAVPLAVAGIGLIVNGLGLMRRDGIAPLTATPVVVGAGLLFLLAAAAMVESGPRVPSWAGRVTVIAIVAGVYLVVHMIAFGGYALLYGTLPVRPEADAVVILGCGLDRRSVTPLLAARLDRGIAVYDVAVRSGHDPVVVTCGGQGPDEATTEADAMARYLVAAGVPPHSVIRERHSRNTAENLRNCLRELELRGIPAHDLRMTVVTSNFHVLRAAALTRRLGIDAQVVGSATAAYFLPAAFLREFVAVLATHYRRSHLAVAAIILIALLAIITDLATQP; encoded by the coding sequence ATGCAGACGACGGTGGTGCAACTGATCGCCGGTGTGGCTGTGGCATCGAGTGGTGTGGCGCTGGCCTTCGCCGGGGCCGTGCGGGTGGTGTCGGAACCGCGTCGGCTGTCCACGGGTTTCGTGTTGCTGGCGGCCGTTGTCTTGCTGGGAGCCGGGGCCGCGGTGGTGGTCGCGGGGCTGATTCCCGCGACGTCGCCGGGCGGTGGCGCGGTGGCGCTGGTGGCTGTTCCACTCGCCGTGGCCGGTATCGGGTTGATCGTGAACGGGCTCGGGCTGATGCGCAGAGACGGAATCGCACCACTCACCGCTACACCGGTGGTGGTCGGCGCCGGTCTGTTGTTCCTGCTCGCCGCGGCGGCGATGGTCGAATCGGGGCCACGGGTGCCGAGCTGGGCAGGGCGGGTGACGGTCATCGCGATCGTCGCCGGGGTGTACCTGGTGGTCCACATGATCGCTTTCGGCGGCTACGCTCTGCTCTACGGCACTCTGCCGGTCCGCCCGGAGGCCGACGCCGTGGTGATACTGGGATGCGGGCTGGATCGAAGATCGGTGACACCGCTGCTGGCGGCCCGGCTCGATCGGGGCATCGCCGTCTACGACGTGGCGGTGCGGTCGGGACACGACCCGGTCGTGGTCACCTGCGGTGGACAAGGGCCGGACGAGGCGACCACCGAGGCCGACGCGATGGCACGCTACCTCGTAGCCGCCGGGGTGCCGCCACATTCGGTGATCCGCGAGCGGCACTCGCGCAACACCGCCGAGAACCTGCGCAACTGCCTGCGCGAACTCGAACTACGCGGCATCCCTGCCCATGATCTTCGAATGACCGTGGTAACCAGTAACTTTCATGTCCTGCGCGCCGCGGCACTCACTCGCCGGCTCGGGATCGACGCCCAAGTCGTCGGCTCGGCCACCGCCGCCTACTTCCTCCCCGCCGCATTCCTGCGCGAATTCGTCGCCGTCCTCGCGACGCACTACCGGCGCAGCCACCTCGCTGTCGCCGCCATCATCCTGATCGCGCTGCTGGCGATCATTACCGACCTGGCGACCCAGCCCTGA
- a CDS encoding zinc-binding dehydrogenase, translating into MRALVVDPSAPEAVRLTEVAEPVAGGEDVLVEVREAALNYGDLNDAKSGRVPPGAVLGSDVAGIVLRSGSGGPPPGTRVVALVAGAFAERVVVDVGSLAEVPAGVDLAQAAALPVAGVAALRALRASGAVLGRRVLVTGASGGVGRFAVRLASIAGASVIASVGRPERGAGLAELGADEVVVGLEGIDGPVDVVLDNVGGPQLVAAWQLLAPGGTLQSIGWTSGEPAVFPPYSTIGPPKSLTSFLNQGAAATDLADLVRLVESGALPVEIGWHGPLERFAEAAEALRGRRVNGKAVLTVTGRLPAS; encoded by the coding sequence ATGCGTGCACTGGTTGTGGACCCTTCCGCGCCCGAGGCTGTGCGCCTCACCGAGGTTGCCGAGCCCGTTGCCGGGGGTGAGGACGTGTTGGTCGAGGTGCGGGAGGCGGCGCTGAACTACGGGGATCTCAACGATGCCAAGTCCGGGCGGGTGCCGCCGGGCGCGGTGCTGGGGTCGGATGTGGCGGGGATTGTGCTGCGATCGGGATCCGGGGGGCCGCCGCCGGGCACGCGGGTGGTGGCGCTGGTCGCGGGAGCGTTCGCCGAGCGGGTGGTGGTCGACGTCGGCTCGCTGGCCGAGGTACCGGCGGGGGTGGATCTCGCGCAGGCGGCGGCACTTCCGGTGGCCGGCGTCGCGGCGTTGCGGGCGTTGCGGGCGAGTGGCGCGGTGCTCGGCCGTCGGGTGCTGGTGACCGGCGCGTCCGGTGGTGTGGGCCGATTCGCCGTGCGGCTCGCCTCGATCGCCGGGGCCTCCGTGATCGCCTCGGTGGGTCGTCCGGAACGAGGCGCCGGCCTTGCCGAGTTGGGTGCGGATGAAGTCGTGGTCGGTCTCGAGGGCATCGACGGGCCGGTCGACGTGGTGCTCGACAACGTGGGCGGCCCGCAGTTGGTAGCGGCCTGGCAGTTGCTCGCGCCGGGCGGCACCCTGCAGAGCATCGGCTGGACCTCGGGCGAGCCGGCGGTGTTCCCGCCGTACTCCACGATCGGCCCGCCCAAGTCGCTGACGTCGTTCCTCAACCAGGGGGCGGCGGCGACCGACCTGGCCGACCTGGTGCGGCTCGTCGAGTCGGGCGCGCTGCCGGTGGAGATCGGCTGGCATGGGCCGCTGGAGCGGTTCGCCGAGGCCGCCGAGGCGCTGCGTGGGCGGCGGGTCAACGGCAAAGCCGTTCTCACCGTTACCGGCCGTCTGCCCGCTTCCTGA
- a CDS encoding universal stress protein: MAESPTLDTGLVDRPIVAAVDGSKISYQAVMWAAVDAQLRQCPLHIVTSNAIATGYGLGSTLGEPELEWLREDGRRVLAEASAAARDVVPGATIPVTTESTFELPIPALIARSRVARMVVVGNRGRGAIGRAVMGSVSTALTRHAHCPVAVVHGNAHTDPVSARRPVVVGVDGSPTSMRAVETAFEEASWRKVPLVAVHAWSDTSGYDLPVRGWDDLRESQDILLAENLAGFGERYPDVAVERIVVCDRPVQSLLEYADEAQLLVVGSHGRGGFASMLLGSTSTAVSHAAECPVIVVREP, translated from the coding sequence ATGGCAGAATCCCCGACACTCGACACCGGTCTCGTGGACCGCCCGATCGTTGCGGCGGTGGACGGCTCGAAGATCTCCTACCAGGCGGTGATGTGGGCGGCGGTGGATGCCCAATTGCGGCAATGCCCGCTGCACATCGTCACGTCCAATGCGATTGCGACCGGGTACGGCCTGGGGTCGACGCTGGGCGAACCGGAACTGGAATGGCTGCGTGAAGACGGGCGGCGCGTGCTCGCCGAGGCGAGCGCGGCGGCGCGCGACGTGGTGCCGGGTGCCACGATCCCGGTCACGACGGAATCCACCTTCGAGCTACCGATCCCGGCCTTGATCGCGCGCTCGCGGGTAGCCCGGATGGTGGTGGTCGGCAACCGCGGCAGGGGTGCGATCGGCCGGGCGGTGATGGGGTCGGTGAGTACGGCGCTCACCCGGCACGCGCACTGTCCCGTCGCTGTCGTGCACGGCAATGCGCACACCGACCCGGTATCGGCGCGCCGCCCCGTGGTCGTGGGCGTCGACGGGAGCCCCACCAGTATGCGTGCCGTGGAGACAGCGTTCGAAGAGGCGTCGTGGCGAAAGGTCCCGCTGGTCGCCGTGCACGCGTGGAGCGACACGTCCGGTTACGACCTGCCCGTTCGCGGTTGGGACGATCTCCGGGAATCTCAGGACATCCTGCTGGCCGAGAATCTGGCCGGCTTCGGCGAGCGGTATCCGGACGTGGCCGTCGAACGGATCGTTGTGTGCGACAGGCCCGTTCAATCGCTGCTGGAGTATGCCGACGAGGCGCAGTTGCTGGTGGTGGGCAGCCACGGGCGTGGCGGATTCGCCAGTATGCTGCTCGGGTCGACCAGTACCGCGGTGTCGCACGCCGCCGAATGCCCGGTGATCGTGGTGCGCGAACCATGA
- a CDS encoding alpha/beta fold hydrolase: MSGHTLHRRIIVDGVDTFYREAGPPDAPVLLLPHGYPSSSFAYRRLLPALADRWRLIAPDFPGCGYTADPEDFSYDFDGYARWLSEFVKVLGVERHALWLHDFGSQIGLRYAIAHPERIVALVISNGDIYRDTLGPGYEILRRYWEDPSLENLAAIQAAVSNDGFREEVLNDIGAELAERIPPDMWELHWHLMTDQRRDIAVRVIAGLRDNLAWFPRYQAYLREHKPPALLLWGPHDRYMPEESARAYHRDLPEAELHLLDAGHWVLETAFEECVAALRPFLDRVLPTNQ, from the coding sequence ATGTCCGGTCACACTCTTCATCGTCGAATCATCGTCGACGGGGTCGACACCTTCTATCGGGAGGCTGGCCCTCCCGATGCACCCGTGCTTCTCCTGCCGCACGGCTATCCGTCTTCCTCGTTCGCCTACCGGCGGCTGCTGCCCGCACTGGCCGATCGCTGGCGACTGATTGCACCTGATTTCCCCGGCTGTGGCTACACCGCCGATCCTGAGGACTTCTCCTACGATTTCGATGGATACGCCCGATGGCTCTCGGAGTTCGTCAAGGTATTGGGCGTGGAGCGACACGCACTGTGGTTACACGACTTCGGCTCGCAGATCGGGCTGCGCTACGCGATCGCGCATCCGGAGCGAATCGTTGCGCTCGTCATCAGTAACGGCGACATCTATCGCGACACTCTCGGCCCCGGCTACGAGATATTGCGGCGGTACTGGGAAGACCCGTCCCTCGAAAACCTCGCTGCCATCCAAGCCGCGGTCAGCAATGACGGCTTTCGCGAAGAAGTCCTCAACGATATCGGTGCAGAGCTGGCGGAGCGGATCCCACCGGACATGTGGGAGTTGCATTGGCACCTGATGACCGATCAACGGCGCGATATCGCGGTGCGTGTCATCGCCGGTCTCCGCGACAACCTCGCCTGGTTCCCCCGATACCAGGCGTACTTGCGAGAACACAAGCCACCCGCACTGCTGCTGTGGGGCCCGCACGACAGATACATGCCCGAGGAGTCCGCCCGCGCCTACCACCGCGACCTTCCCGAAGCCGAGCTGCACCTACTCGATGCCGGACACTGGGTCCTCGAAACCGCTTTCGAGGAATGCGTCGCAGCACTCCGCCCCTTCCTCGACCGAGTACTACCCACGAACCAGTGA
- a CDS encoding alcohol dehydrogenase catalytic domain-containing protein produces the protein MAERGTMRAVVARGYSGPDVLEVVEVPVPAPGRGQVLIRVEAAAVNPVDLVVTCSGDLAAAGLMAPRDVTGIGWDVAAEIACLGTGVATFAVGQPVIGLDLLDRALAD, from the coding sequence ATGGCAGAGCGGGGGACGATGCGGGCCGTGGTCGCTCGCGGTTACAGCGGACCAGACGTGCTCGAGGTCGTCGAGGTCCCGGTTCCCGCACCGGGTCGCGGGCAGGTGTTGATTCGCGTCGAGGCCGCCGCGGTCAACCCCGTAGACCTTGTTGTCACTTGCTCCGGCGATCTGGCGGCCGCAGGACTGATGGCCCCACGGGACGTCACCGGAATCGGCTGGGACGTCGCGGCCGAGATCGCTTGCCTCGGAACAGGTGTCGCCACGTTCGCGGTCGGGCAGCCGGTCATCGGACTGGATCTCCTCGATCGCGCCCTGGCCGACTAG